The sequence below is a genomic window from Gammaproteobacteria bacterium.
ACAAGCCTTCGTGGGGCGGTCTTTCGTGGGAGCGGCTTCAGCCGCGACTGCCTGCGACAAGCCTTCGTGGGGCGGTCTTTCGTGGGAGCGGCTTCAACCGCGACTGCCTGCGATAATCCTTCGTGGGAGCGGCTTCAACCGCGACTGCCTGCGATGACGTTTCGTGGGAGCGGCATCCTGCCGCGATAATTCTTGCCGGAAACTATCGCGCCGAAAAAGTGTTCCTGCCAAACACTTTTGCATGGAACGGCTCTGGCGGATATGCATGCCCGCAGGGGCTAAAGCGGCGGCACAACGCCCAGCTTCCACGACACCGGCTGCTGCGCCGCGCGGTATTTCCTGACGTAATAATTGAGCTGCGGCACCTCGAGCAGTCGCGCTTCTAACGCGTCATGCTCAAAGAAAACAAACCGGCTGTCGGCCAGCGCGGTCAACTGCGTCGCGACCGGCTCGAGAAAAGGTCGCCAGCCAAATTCTGTCAGTTGTCGTGTGTTGTATTCGTGAACATTTCCGGCGGCGTCGCGCACTTTACCTGCGAGCATCAGGTACCAGCCTTCCTCGCCAAGATGGCGCTGCTCCCCCTCATCCAGGTCGATTGCCGATGCGATGATGCTGGTGCGCAGCAGCACAGTCGACGTGAGCTCTGTGAAACATGGCAGCTCACCGAGCAGCAAACGCAGTGACCAGCGTTCATGCAGTCGCTGCGCCATACCCTCAGCGCTGATGAATGTGCTGAAGTTCTGCTCTGGAAAAACACATACGGTAACTGGCGTGCGTGCGACAACGCTGGCGTTGCGCGCACCGCTACCGGTGATCGCCGCCATCTCGCCGATGAGGTCGCCCGCCTGCAGCCGGGCAATGCTGTTGAGCTGCCGGCCATCATGCTGCACGACATCACAATAACCGGTGAGCATCAGGTAAACATAGTCGCGGTGTGCCGTGTCCTGGACAACAATGACATCGTCGCTGTTGTAGCGACGGATCTCGGACTCGGCCAGCAGGCTGCGCAGCCAGCGATTGGATACTCGCTTGTCCAGCCACTCTGCCAGGTAATGACCGACCTGGCTGTTGTACAACACCGGGTCGCCCTCGATGATGGTGTAACGCTTGCCCGCCACCGCGAGGGAAAAAGTCGTATCAAACTCGTTGGCCAGTTCTTCGACATGAACGTAGCAGACCCGTTCGGATTTTGACTGCAGTGCGTCCTCGGGGTCGCCATGGATGGCGCCAGCGCCGCCATCGGCCACCAGCAGGCTGAAACGATCGCTGTACAACCGTTGCAGCGTCGCCACCGTCTCTTTTCGTACCAGCCCTTGCTGCTGCAGCTTGTTAATCTCCGTCATGCTGTGGTTGTCGCCGACGATGCATATCTGCCGATCGCGGCCGTGGTGCTGCCGGCTGAAGGTCGCGCCGATGGTGGGGATGCTGTGTACCGTCAGGTGCGGCAGGATTTTCAGGCCATAGTAATTTGCCACCACTCCCGGCTCGACTTCGAACAGTGAAAAGTGCTCGCGCACCACCTCGACGGCCCAGCCCAGAGCACAGGCCAGCTTGTCCATCGCCATGTTGAAAATTTCCCGGGTCGTAATTACCTCGACCACATGCGGCATCAGCATCAGCGGGAACATCGTGCAGTGATCGTCGTGCAGGTGGGTCAGGAACAACGCGGCAACCTGGTTCTTGGCAATGCCGCGAGCCACCAGGTGCTCGTCGAGGAATGGCATGGCATCGATCAGGATGTAATCCCCGTTGTGACACAGCGCCAGACCGGTGCATGGTTCATCCGGAGTAAAGCCCGACGCACCACCGAGCACCTCCAGCCCCAGCTTTACCAGTCCGCCGGGTACGTAATCGCGCTGCAGTTCATAGGGCGGCACCATGTGGCTGTCCGCCGACAGGTCGATGGCAACACTGCCGGCTGAATCGGAGACGTCGTAGCGATCCTGACCGGTATGCCGGACAGTGAATTCATTCAGCTTTACTACATCGTCATCGAACGGCCGGACATGGAAAAAATCTTCCACTGGAATCGCCGCACCGCCCGGGTCCTGCAGCGCCAGTGCATTCGCCACCTGCAGCCATTCGTTTTTCAGTTCCGCATCCGTGCCCCAGGCATCCAGCTCGGCGGCCACCGGGCCGGTCA
It includes:
- a CDS encoding cyclic nucleotide-binding domain-containing protein, with amino-acid sequence MSNPSVIEVASGARVVVGAADVVLFGQPPEIIKTLLQQKIRGFNALVLTDIREKGGALTNNLEFLLYYFLFLADGFKEGRKLAIAGDRAAISQALRLLRLTLTGPVAAELDAWGTDAELKNEWLQVANALALQDPGGAAIPVEDFFHVRPFDDDVVKLNEFTVRHTGQDRYDVSDSAGSVAIDLSADSHMVPPYELQRDYVPGGLVKLGLEVLGGASGFTPDEPCTGLALCHNGDYILIDAMPFLDEHLVARGIAKNQVAALFLTHLHDDHCTMFPLMLMPHVVEVITTREIFNMAMDKLACALGWAVEVVREHFSLFEVEPGVVANYYGLKILPHLTVHSIPTIGATFSRQHHGRDRQICIVGDNHSMTEINKLQQQGLVRKETVATLQRLYSDRFSLLVADGGAGAIHGDPEDALQSKSERVCYVHVEELANEFDTTFSLAVAGKRYTIIEGDPVLYNSQVGHYLAEWLDKRVSNRWLRSLLAESEIRRYNSDDVIVVQDTAHRDYVYLMLTGYCDVVQHDGRQLNSIARLQAGDLIGEMAAITGSGARNASVVARTPVTVCVFPEQNFSTFISAEGMAQRLHERWSLRLLLGELPCFTELTSTVLLRTSIIASAIDLDEGEQRHLGEEGWYLMLAGKVRDAAGNVHEYNTRQLTEFGWRPFLEPVATQLTALADSRFVFFEHDALEARLLEVPQLNYYVRKYRAAQQPVSWKLGVVPPL